The proteins below come from a single Argentina anserina chromosome 1, drPotAnse1.1, whole genome shotgun sequence genomic window:
- the LOC126789196 gene encoding uncharacterized protein LOC126789196: MAAMASKLRQLQSKACQATQFVSKHGTTYYKQVLEQNKQYIQEPATVEKCGELSKQLLYTRLASLPGRKELLHKELEYVKGLWKNRQDLKVEDAGIAALFGLECYCWFCVGEIAGRGFTFTGYCV; the protein is encoded by the exons ATGGCGGCGATGGCTTCAAAGTTGCGTCAGCTGCAGTCGAAGGCTTGCCAAGCGACTCAGTTTGTGTCCAAGCATGGAACTACCTACTACAAGCAAGTGTTGGAGCAGAACAAGCAGTACATCCAGGAGCCGGCAACTGTGGAGAAATGCGGTGAGCTGTCGAAGCAGTTGTTGTACACTCGGCTCGCTAG TCTTCCGGGCCGGAAAGAATTACTGCACAAGGAACTTGAATATGTCAAGGGTTTGTGGAAGAACAGGCAGGACTTGAAGGTTGAAGATGCAGGAATAGCTGCGTTGTTTGGGTTGGAATGCTACTGCTGGTTCTGTGTTGGTGAGATTGCAGGAAGGGGATTCACCTTCACCGGTTATTGTGTCTGA